The Psychromonas sp. MME1 genome window below encodes:
- the waaF gene encoding lipopolysaccharide heptosyltransferase II, whose protein sequence is MKILIIGPSWIGDMVMSQGLYTTLKEQYPNCSIDVIAPNWCKPILSRMVEIENIIEMPLGHGQFSFFKRREIGKALIKNNYQQAFILTNSAKSALIPFFANIPKRIGWKGEFRYGLLTDLRTNRKAFSLMIERYIALAYPKAEMTGSGSIKKLPSPSLFIDKEAQLACFNKFALTASENIIGLCPGAEFGPAKRWPEGHFATLAKMLIEQGEQVWLFGSEKDKPVTEQIKATLSPEQQKQCVDLAGRTNLIEAVDLMAACNTVVSNDSGLMHIAAAVGCKVVALYGSTSPGYTPPLTEKVKILHTDIECRPCFKRECPLKHLKCLTEISADQVFAAINELKG, encoded by the coding sequence ATGAAAATACTAATTATTGGCCCATCATGGATTGGTGATATGGTGATGTCTCAAGGACTATATACCACGCTCAAAGAGCAATATCCCAATTGTAGCATAGATGTAATAGCACCTAACTGGTGCAAACCCATTCTTAGTCGGATGGTGGAAATAGAAAATATTATAGAGATGCCACTAGGGCATGGTCAATTTTCTTTTTTTAAACGTCGTGAAATAGGCAAAGCTCTGATAAAAAACAATTATCAGCAAGCTTTTATATTAACCAATTCAGCCAAATCAGCCCTCATTCCATTTTTTGCTAATATCCCAAAACGTATCGGCTGGAAAGGAGAGTTTCGCTATGGGCTATTGACCGATTTGCGCACTAATCGTAAAGCATTTTCATTGATGATTGAACGCTATATTGCCCTCGCTTATCCAAAAGCCGAGATGACAGGCTCTGGGTCTATCAAAAAATTGCCCTCTCCCTCACTGTTTATTGATAAAGAGGCGCAATTAGCATGCTTTAACAAGTTCGCTTTAACCGCCAGTGAGAATATTATCGGCCTATGTCCAGGCGCTGAATTTGGTCCAGCTAAACGTTGGCCTGAAGGCCATTTTGCAACACTGGCTAAGATGTTAATTGAGCAAGGTGAGCAGGTATGGTTATTCGGTTCCGAGAAAGATAAACCGGTTACTGAACAAATAAAAGCGACGCTTTCCCCTGAACAACAAAAACAGTGTGTTGATTTAGCGGGACGTACCAACCTTATTGAAGCGGTTGATTTAATGGCGGCTTGTAATACAGTTGTTAGTAATGACTCGGGCCTCATGCATATTGCAGCAGCCGTTGGCTGTAAAGTTGTCGCCCTATATGGCTCAACATCGCCAGGCTACACCCCACCATTAACAGAAAAAGTTAAAATTTTACACACCGATATTGAATGTCGCCCATGTTTTAAAAGGGAATGTCCCCTTAAGCACCTTAAATGTTTAACGGAAATATCAGCGGATCAAGTGTTCGCAGCGATTAATGAGTTAAAGGGTTAA
- the waaA gene encoding lipid IV(A) 3-deoxy-D-manno-octulosonic acid transferase: MLIRLLYTLLITLAAPFFLYGLYKKKPNKPAFAERWVEHFGFTPKLNDPNGKPIWIHTVSVGEAIAATPFIKTLKAKHPNTPIVVTTTTSTGAAEIAKLAPLIEHRYMPLDLPFAVKGFLKAIRPMKLIIMETELWPNTLHYAAKSGIPITIINARLSQRSCSRYQKFQAVFDLLSSNIKTILCQTKDDAQRFAQLGVAQEKIHVTGSIKFDIEITDAIKQRGMDLRKELATTRPVWIAASTHHGEDEKIVAAHKQLLELIPNALLIIVPRHPERFDAVYFMCQAQHLKVARRSHKEPIDVDTQVYLGDTMGEMLTLIGAADICFMAGSLLGNAVGGHNVLEPAALAKPILIGPSYFNFQQISEQLIALGACTVCHDSSEISTQLLTLFNAPDIRKTQGNNALALVNKSKGAVQRTLSYFL; the protein is encoded by the coding sequence ATGCTGATACGTCTATTATATACCTTGCTTATAACCTTGGCTGCGCCATTTTTTTTATATGGCTTGTATAAAAAAAAACCTAACAAACCCGCCTTCGCTGAACGCTGGGTTGAACATTTTGGTTTTACGCCGAAACTTAATGACCCAAATGGCAAGCCCATTTGGATTCATACTGTCTCGGTGGGCGAAGCCATTGCCGCAACCCCCTTTATCAAAACACTAAAAGCGAAGCACCCTAACACGCCTATTGTGGTCACCACCACCACCAGCACTGGCGCGGCAGAAATAGCAAAATTAGCGCCACTGATTGAACATCGGTATATGCCCTTAGATCTTCCCTTTGCCGTAAAGGGATTCCTAAAAGCAATTCGCCCAATGAAATTAATCATTATGGAAACCGAGCTTTGGCCCAATACTCTGCATTATGCGGCAAAATCGGGTATCCCTATTACCATCATCAATGCACGTCTATCGCAGCGTTCCTGTTCTCGCTATCAAAAATTTCAAGCTGTATTTGATTTATTGTCTAGCAATATCAAAACGATTCTTTGTCAAACGAAGGATGATGCTCAGCGCTTTGCACAATTAGGCGTTGCGCAGGAGAAAATCCATGTAACTGGATCGATAAAGTTTGATATAGAGATCACCGATGCGATAAAACAGCGCGGCATGGATTTAAGAAAAGAATTAGCCACTACACGCCCTGTCTGGATTGCCGCCAGCACGCATCATGGTGAAGATGAAAAAATAGTTGCCGCACATAAACAATTACTTGAACTGATTCCAAATGCCCTGTTAATCATTGTACCGCGCCATCCTGAGCGCTTTGATGCCGTTTATTTTATGTGCCAAGCGCAGCACCTAAAGGTCGCAAGACGAAGTCACAAAGAGCCCATTGATGTCGATACTCAGGTTTACTTGGGCGATACGATGGGGGAAATGTTAACCCTTATTGGGGCTGCCGATATCTGCTTTATGGCGGGAAGTTTATTGGGTAACGCCGTTGGCGGGCATAATGTGCTAGAGCCAGCCGCCCTTGCTAAACCGATTTTAATCGGGCCTAGTTATTTTAATTTCCAACAAATTAGTGAGCAACTAATCGCACTAGGGGCATGTACCGTCTGCCACGATAGCAGCGAGATAAGCACGCAACTCCTTACCCTATTTAACGCCCCTGACATTAGAAAAACGCAGGGAAATAATGCCCTTGCATTGGTCAATAAAAGTAAAGGGGCGGTGCAGAGGACTTTAAGTTATTTCTTATGA
- a CDS encoding glycosyltransferase family 9 protein, translated as MALFTQAPNSLCILRLSAIGDVCHAVAMVQAIQKQWPKTEITWIVGKIEAQLVADLPDINIVVYDKKAGLAGMRKIWQQLGKQKFDALLHMQLALRASLLTLGIKAKYKVGFNFKRAKELQWLFTNKRITDTASAHVLDSFYEFAYYLGIQQTTPTWNIPLPTADIEFAQQISTDNKPLFVISPAASKDERNWLSERYAAIGDYVTEQGYQVVLCGSPAPREITLGQQIEQQMRHQVTNLIAKTSLKQLTAVLKQAEIVLAPDSGPAHIATTQGTAVIGLYGHSNPKRTGPYFSQQWIVSVYQQHVEHQQGKPLEQLPWSTRVKGSDIMADISISAVTHKIDQLIAQQHHLN; from the coding sequence ATGGCACTATTTACTCAAGCACCTAATTCACTCTGTATTCTACGCCTCTCCGCTATTGGCGATGTTTGCCATGCTGTTGCGATGGTACAGGCGATTCAAAAACAGTGGCCAAAAACTGAGATAACTTGGATCGTTGGCAAAATCGAAGCGCAACTTGTGGCTGATCTCCCCGATATTAATATCGTTGTTTACGATAAAAAAGCTGGCCTCGCAGGCATGCGTAAAATTTGGCAACAGTTAGGCAAGCAAAAGTTTGACGCTTTGCTACATATGCAACTTGCGCTAAGAGCAAGTTTATTAACACTGGGGATCAAGGCGAAGTATAAAGTCGGTTTTAACTTTAAACGCGCTAAAGAGTTACAATGGTTGTTCACCAATAAACGCATTACAGATACCGCATCAGCACACGTTCTCGACAGCTTTTATGAATTCGCCTATTACTTAGGCATCCAGCAAACTACGCCAACGTGGAATATTCCTTTGCCGACTGCTGACATTGAGTTTGCACAGCAAATTAGCACAGACAATAAACCGCTATTTGTTATCTCTCCTGCCGCCAGTAAAGATGAACGCAACTGGCTAAGTGAACGTTATGCGGCGATTGGCGATTATGTTACGGAACAGGGCTATCAAGTGGTACTGTGCGGCTCTCCTGCACCAAGGGAAATAACACTAGGCCAACAAATCGAGCAACAGATGCGCCATCAAGTAACTAATTTGATTGCGAAAACCTCGTTAAAACAGCTGACAGCCGTGCTTAAACAAGCCGAGATCGTGCTTGCGCCAGATTCAGGCCCGGCACATATAGCAACCACTCAAGGAACCGCAGTAATCGGGTTGTATGGACACAGTAATCCCAAACGCACAGGGCCCTATTTCAGTCAACAATGGATTGTCAGTGTCTATCAACAACACGTTGAACACCAGCAGGGTAAACCGCTTGAACAGCTTCCCTGGAGTACGCGAGTCAAAGGCAGTGATATTATGGCCGACATTAGCATTAGCGCTGTCACACATAAAATCGATCAATTAATTGCTCAGCAACATCATTTAAATTAA
- a CDS encoding glycosyltransferase family 9 protein: MIRTVKLIWRFIRNSKKEIKLNLFSLLWDKKPNSKLAFKDVRSVCLLRWDNKLGDAVMCSALIDCLSQYRPDLKLSVITGNASAAWLNEVSHINIIQSPRRSMQTARSYRQYAGMFDVVIDISNGFSEKELLALHSLNASYYVGYEKQRYNIFNVHIEQKYVNFFQRYHAVAKLFIDTPNFAYKFPLPNYAKETKQFQTIIEQTKKSKGYLVAMNFFGSGKNRCFSFEQALRLVNRWTEENGEDHLLLIPVPEKNDFLRSLKQRCRHPERLIYIDTPCSINNTLALLTFADYCFTPDTSVVHMASATNTPVLAIYGGSQRNYEEWKPLAKGSQVIFNPQPKNRHDRISVNHFDWHELMQARAKLLQGSGL, translated from the coding sequence ATGATCAGAACGGTAAAGTTAATATGGCGGTTTATTCGCAATAGTAAAAAAGAGATAAAACTGAATTTATTCTCGCTTTTATGGGATAAAAAGCCAAACAGTAAACTGGCATTTAAGGATGTGCGTTCAGTTTGTTTATTACGTTGGGATAATAAGTTGGGGGATGCCGTGATGTGTAGCGCCCTTATTGATTGTTTAAGTCAATATCGTCCCGATTTAAAATTGAGTGTGATAACGGGAAATGCGAGTGCCGCTTGGTTAAACGAAGTGAGTCATATTAATATTATTCAGTCACCACGACGTAGTATGCAAACCGCGAGAAGTTATAGACAATATGCGGGTATGTTTGATGTGGTTATCGATATTAGCAATGGTTTTAGTGAAAAAGAGCTATTAGCGTTACACTCATTAAATGCTTCTTATTATGTGGGCTATGAAAAACAGCGCTACAATATTTTTAATGTTCATATTGAACAGAAGTATGTTAATTTTTTTCAGCGTTATCATGCCGTTGCCAAGCTCTTTATCGATACGCCTAATTTTGCATATAAATTTCCCTTGCCAAACTATGCAAAGGAAACAAAACAATTTCAGACGATTATTGAGCAAACTAAAAAAAGTAAAGGCTATTTAGTGGCGATGAACTTTTTTGGTTCAGGGAAAAATCGTTGTTTCTCATTTGAGCAAGCATTGCGTTTGGTTAATCGTTGGACTGAGGAAAATGGCGAGGACCATTTACTACTCATTCCAGTGCCGGAGAAAAATGATTTTTTACGCTCTTTAAAACAGCGTTGTCGTCATCCTGAACGTCTCATTTACATTGATACCCCCTGTAGTATTAACAATACCTTAGCGTTATTAACTTTTGCTGATTACTGTTTTACTCCAGATACTTCCGTTGTCCATATGGCTAGTGCTACGAATACGCCTGTATTGGCCATTTATGGTGGTAGTCAACGAAATTATGAAGAGTGGAAGCCACTGGCTAAAGGTAGCCAAGTTATTTTTAACCCCCAGCCTAAAAATCGCCATGATCGCATTTCAGTTAATCACTTTGATTGGCATGAATTGATGCAAGCACGTGCAAAATTATTGCAAGGAAGTGGGCTGTGA
- a CDS encoding 3-deoxy-D-manno-octulosonic acid kinase: protein MIQRYQQGKNYIIYDDELINDNLSDCFSIDYWQTKACVVGSATGRGTTWFIQLANIQGALRHYRRGGLFGKIVSDHYIFMGLEKTRCIAEFHLLHQLAESGVHVPRPIAARVKKRNFCYQADLLSEKIANAQDLVAILQQRTLTEIEYVNIGQQIKKMHAAQVNHTDLNIHNILLDELGKVWLIDFDKCYQQRGENWQEGNLQRLLRSFNKERNKRAIKWSEQDWLLLLKGYQS, encoded by the coding sequence ATGATCCAACGTTACCAGCAGGGCAAAAACTATATTATTTATGATGATGAATTGATTAATGATAATTTAAGTGATTGTTTTTCAATTGACTATTGGCAAACCAAAGCATGCGTTGTGGGTTCTGCTACTGGGCGAGGCACGACCTGGTTTATTCAATTAGCTAATATACAGGGGGCACTGCGACATTATCGCCGTGGCGGTTTGTTTGGCAAAATAGTCTCTGACCATTATATTTTCATGGGGCTTGAAAAAACGCGCTGTATCGCTGAATTTCATCTTTTACATCAATTGGCTGAGTCTGGCGTACATGTTCCGCGCCCGATTGCAGCACGAGTGAAAAAAAGAAATTTTTGTTATCAAGCGGATCTTCTTTCTGAAAAAATAGCTAATGCGCAGGATCTTGTCGCCATTTTGCAACAGCGAACGTTAACGGAAATAGAATACGTTAATATTGGTCAGCAAATAAAAAAAATGCATGCGGCACAGGTTAACCATACGGATTTAAATATCCATAATATTTTATTGGATGAGCTGGGCAAGGTTTGGTTAATCGATTTTGATAAGTGCTATCAACAGCGCGGAGAAAATTGGCAAGAGGGGAATTTACAGCGCCTATTGCGATCTTTTAATAAAGAACGCAACAAACGCGCCATTAAATGGTCTGAACAGGATTGGCTGTTATTGCTAAAGGGGTATCAGTCATAA
- a CDS encoding glycosyltransferase family 2 protein, giving the protein MSTNKTTIGVLMIVKNEQKHLAACLDSVKGWVDEIVIVDSGSDDNTEQIARQYTDKFIAQHDWQGFGKQRQFAQQQMSSDWILPLDADERVSDELKNSILAAVQNNPSNTCYSLNRLTYALGKFIRHSGWYPDKIIRLYPRQATQYNDALVHESVIVPKNFEVQHLQGDLLHYTFDSLTQYRNKTALYMKSWTDQKGKEKKVLH; this is encoded by the coding sequence ATGAGTACCAATAAAACAACCATCGGTGTCTTAATGATTGTAAAAAATGAACAAAAGCATCTCGCTGCCTGCCTTGATTCCGTTAAAGGTTGGGTGGATGAAATTGTCATTGTAGACTCAGGTAGTGATGATAATACCGAGCAAATTGCCCGCCAATATACCGACAAATTTATTGCCCAGCATGATTGGCAAGGTTTTGGTAAACAACGCCAATTCGCGCAGCAGCAGATGAGCAGCGATTGGATACTGCCCTTAGATGCCGACGAGCGTGTATCGGATGAACTGAAAAACAGCATACTTGCAGCCGTACAAAATAATCCAAGCAATACCTGTTATTCACTTAATCGCTTAACCTATGCGCTGGGTAAATTTATCAGGCACTCAGGCTGGTATCCAGATAAAATTATCCGACTCTACCCTCGACAAGCAACACAATATAATGATGCCTTAGTACATGAAAGTGTTATTGTTCCAAAAAACTTCGAGGTGCAACACCTACAGGGTGACCTACTCCACTATACTTTCGATTCGCTAACCCAATATCGCAACAAAACCGCACTGTATATGAAGTCATGGACGGATCAAAAAGGGAAGGAAAAAAAAGTGCTTCATTAG